A DNA window from Daucus carota subsp. sativus chromosome 3, DH1 v3.0, whole genome shotgun sequence contains the following coding sequences:
- the LOC108211412 gene encoding uncharacterized protein LOC108211412, translating into MALNNGLRSASKLISSTQSSILPKSVNRSFHATSVKRMGGHGHDEPFYMHSKHMYNLDMMKHQALKMSLGVFTAFSIGVGVPIYAVIFQQKKTASG; encoded by the exons ATGGCCTTAAACAACGGACTCAGATCTGCTTCCAAGCTCATCTCATCAACCCAATCCTCAATTCTCCCCAAATCAG TGAATAGAAGCTTCCATGCAACAAGCGTAAAGAGAATGGGAGGACATGGACACGATGAACCATTCTACATGCATTCAAAGCACATGTATAACTTGGACATGATGAAACATCAAGCATTAAAGATGAGTCTTGGCGTGTTCACTGCCTTCAGCATTGGTGTTGGAGTGCCAATCTATGCTGTGATCTTTCAGCAGAAGAAGACTGCCTCTGGTTAA